CTTTGCCAAATCACAACGATGCTGACCTTTAGGATCCATTAGAAAAAGCATATGCGAATAATGTTGTGAAGAGAAACTCTTATGGGTCTTGATGCTGAGACGAATGCTAAATGATGTAGCATGTTTACTATTTTGATTGTCCGACATAAATATCTTGGAGTAATATTAATTGATTTGATGCTAGGCAAACAACAATCTAAAATGTATGTGGTAGTCTTTATATCTGTTTTTTCTTTCGAACggcaggcgcatcgcgcgtgcGATTCTACTAGTACTTATAATTGGTACCCACCGATATCAACAGGTCTACTTTGGTTCTAGCTTCTTTTATATATCTTTTGCAATAATGACTTATATTtcctagcttaattgggggccatggtttctaattgggggccatgaaATTTTCTTTGCCCCCCAAATTTTTAAGGGGTGTAAAAATTGgaagatgaatatactattttatccttgattaatattttttttcaagtaacgaccctcattaacgacccttcaccgacattaacgacagtttagggtcgtcatatacatcatgatcaaaacaataacgactctaaactgtcatacactaacgactctttttagagattaacgacagtctataacgacatttttaaaacattaacgactgtttaagtcgtcaaatgcgtaaccaaaacagtaacgacccttccaaagggtcgtcaggaaattgatcatttttatgaggacccaaaactgtcgtacatttccgccattaatgaatcttcgacagtttagagtcgtcacttaaacagtctaaacattaacgactgttgaggatcgtcaatgaaaatttttaataccttgaccatttttcatactatctgggcaaaaaaaaataaaaaaaaataaagttagagtaaaaattgcagacaaaaaatctggaaaaaaaataaattcttattaagtaagattatcactaactaattaaattttaacactaatcatttatgggcattttagccatttaaaaaatatttttataaggggtgacccaaattaggttctgatgaccttttttgtcctctaatacatggcccccaattaattccgatggcccccaattaagctaggtTATATTTGTCtgcattttcaattttttattttgtggATGTTTTTTGTGAAAAATACATAATATTAATACATGCTTTAAATACCATCTAAAGATTAACTTTTCGCTTCAATTAAGTCGAAAAATAAAATGTTAGTTTGAAAACCAAATTTCAAAATGACTTTTAAAAGCAAAAGATATCTCATTTGCAAAGGAAAATTACTTCAGTCTGAATTCTGGAATCAACTCACCTTCCAATTGCTAAACATGATCGAATCTTTTTTTGAAAACCAAATTTCAAAATGACTTTTAAAAATTATAGATATCTTCATTCCGAAGAAAAATTACTTCGCTCTGACTCCTCCTGAAATCAACTACTGCTTCTGGTGGCTAAACAGGCTGACTCGAACCATGAACCATTTTAAGGTGATTGAGCAGCTTGGGAGCCGGCTTGTTTTGGATCCTAGCCAAGACCCAAGACATTTATCTTTCTTTCACCATGTAATGGCCCACAAACTACCGTCACATACCAATCCTCTATCAACCAAACCAAGTGGTGAAATCGCTGCACCTTTCCTTGGTTTACAAGTTTAACCactactctcttttttttttctttctctctcacaACCTCGTCATTCTCTGTCTCTCTATCTCTCATCTTCTGCATCTTTTTTTCCTCTCTATATACTCTCTCCATTTGTTTAGATATTGTTGTTTATTCAAACAGAACCCCATTTCTTTAGATCTTCCATTAGTTTTttcaaacaaaacccccctttctCATCATCTTTGGGTGTGTCTTCTGTTTTGTTGGTTTGCGAAAGCCAGGAAAAAAAAGGGGagattttttcataaaaaataatcaattaaaagagaTGAAAGGAAGAGACCATGAAATTACACAAAATCCCAACAATATGTTTCAGAAGTTTCAtcaccaacaacagcagcaacatcattATCAGCACCAACAACAGCAACTACATCATCAGCAACAGCAACTAAGTAGCAGAGATCAATGTCAAACATCAGAAGAAGATGATTGTAGAAGTAATGATAATAACAGTACTATCAATCTCCAAGAACCAACGAAGAAAATTAAGAAAGACAATCAACTCCTACTTATCAACAATGGGTCTGGTTCAGGATCAGCTGGTGGCGGTGGAGATGGAGCTACCATAGAAGTAGTAAGAAGACCAAGAGGAAGACCACCAGGATCAAAAAACAGACCAAAACCACCAGTAGTAATAACCCAAAACATCCCAACAGATGAATGTGCAATGCGACCTCATGTTCTTGAGATACCAATTGGTGTGGACATCATAAATGCTATCACGCGTTTCTCTCGGCGACATAACATAGGTGTTTGTGTATTATCCGGTTCAGGAAGTGTTGCTAATGTTAGTCTTCATCAACCTTCGACCACACCAGGTGCAACTGTTACTTTTCATGGAAGATTTGAAATTTTGTCAATTTCGGCAACTTTTGTTCCTCCGAGCTCTTCATTATCAGCAATTATAAGTGGGTTTTCGATTTCATTAGCTGGTCCTCAAGGACAAATCTTTGGTGGGTCTGTTGTTGGTAGTTTGGTTGCTGCTAGTACTGTTTTTGTCGTGGCTAGTTCTTTTAATAATCCTAGTTTTCATCGATTacctgttgaagatgatgataatgaaCAAGTCAGGAATAACAACAATTCTTCGGTTTCTGGTGGAGTCACTACaactggtggtggcggtggtggtggcgttGGTAGTGAAGAAAGAGATAGTCATTCAACACCACAACCAACAACAACTTCTCCACAAATTGATCATCACCATCAATCAATGTATCATCTCCCTAATGATGTTATCTGGGCTCCTACACCAAGACAGCAATCACATCATTATCCCCTACCACCATACTGATTCTCTCGTCTAGCTAGCTGATCACCAAATTCTGATTAATTTTTTAGATTCCAAGTATGTTAATCGACTTCCACCCTttgtttaatgtttttttttaatagtgtttttttcatttcatttgttttttgttttagcccttgtattctttttctttttttatgatgAAAATACagtgatttttcttttttaagctCAATTTAGTTAAATTTGATGCTtgttgaatgaatgaagggaacaCATTTTTGTTTTGAAGATCTTTTCACTTTTAATTCCTGTGTATTAGAAAAAGGTGTAAAAGGGGTAGGGATGAGGAGATGAGGGGATGGGGTTTGTCTTGGAGTTTGAGATTGACCATTATCTTCTTCAGAAAACAGGTAAAAATTGAGATGATGATAGGACTGAATTATAATGAAGAGAGAGAGGTAGTGGAGGAATCGATCTGTATACAGAGAGTGATCTTCTGATCAGAGTTTTGGATAAAAGTGACAAGAAAGAACACGGTTTTGGGGCTTGTAAATTTCTCTGCAGGTTTTCTCATTACACAGTAAAAAGCGTAAAATCAGAAAAGACTGTGCACATATAGAGACTGGTGAGAGAGGTCTGGTGTGAAACAAAGAACAGAGAGAAAAACAGTGACACCACAACAACATTACTGCTGCAGCACCCTCTCTAGGACGTTTCTAGGATGATGGGTGTCCGTCAGTCCGTCTTTATATAAGGTTCATAGACTTAGACACCTGATCGATAGAATCTAAAATAGCAAAGAATTTGACTGAAATGGGGGTGTTCCCAAGAATGAGAATTTGAATCTCATTTGGAGAAGACTGGGTCCAATGGACCTCCAAGATCCAGGATTTGAACCCAAAACCTGACACTATTTGCCTGATTTCCAACTCATCCAAACAATCGCTTGGATGTAATTTGGGTACAATCAAAAAAGCATCATACTACGCCGTTATAAATGCCGTTTTGTCACTGTTTTATAAAAATTCAAATTCACTATCATATAGACCGTTGGATTCATCATCTTATTAAACATCTAAAGACTATTAATGATAAGTCATTTCAAATGGCATCCTACGCCATTTCAAACGGCGTTTTGACTTTGAATGTTGAATTTTCATTAGTCTTGGTACTTGAAATTCAGTGACGTGGATCCAAGAAAAAGCTTGAATTTTGGACCACGACTAATAATAACATACCCTCGGTCCAGAAGGGGCACGGCTGCATGGGTAACCAGAGGCCTTGACTTCTGATGAGATTTTTCCATTGTTTGGGTCAAATTTGTAAGCTGCTGAAACAAAAATGGCGTCAATGAAACTCAAGGAATCTAACTAACCTAGTCCATTATTTTTGTAACAATTACACGAAATATATGTGGCGTTAACATGTGTGCCTCGAACAAACTCAGAGAGATGATTAATTGGAGAAACATGATTAACATATATGATATCCAAGTGTGAACTGATTTATCAATTTAAAACAATAATCAAGGTTTAGCCGATTCTGAGACAGACCAGGGAGCACTCATTGGTCCTGCAGAATCCGTTAGGTCCTCCGGATTGGGTGCTGGAGGGCTGTAGTGTTTATGCAAATGATAATGCTTTCTCGTTTTGGTCTTAGGCATATGATGTTTTTCCAGCTGAGCTTTTGGCAGATGGTGATGCTTTTTTGGTTCCGTCTTAGGCAGATTCTTCTTTTCTGGCAAGGGCTTATgcaagtgatgatgatgatgcattACTGGATGATGCTTAGGCATATCATCTGTTTCTTCTTCCCGCTTGGgcaaatgatgacgatgatgatgaacttCTTTCGACCGGTGCCTAGGCACAAAGTCAATATCATCATCTTCTGGTCCATTTCCAGGCAGATCATGATAGTGTTTATGATTGTGATGAGTCGTGGGGGTTGTCCTTCGTCGTCGCTCAGATTGTCTATGTTGACTAGTCCTCCTTAGTGGATGTTTGGGGTTGGGTAGAGAATCACCAAGACATCGAGCTTCTGGTGATATGCCTCGGCGACACAGTTCACATGTTGAGGTCTGGCAACTTGGGTTTAGGTGGAGAAGAACTTTGAGTCTTAGGCAGCGATGACAACTCGGGCTTCTAGAGAGAAGGTATTTCAACCTTAGACAATAATAGCAGCTTGGACTTCCGTATAGATAGAACTTCATTCTTAGACATTGGTCACAACGTTCACAGTTTATGCTTTGTGCTCTCAGTTTTAGACGCCAGTAGTGGCAACCAGAAGTCTGGATTTTAGGGGAACTCTCGTGTCGTCTCGTCAACTGATATGCATCGCAAGTTTCGTTTTGGCAGTGAATTGTTGGAGCTGCAGCCGTAAGATTTTGAGATGCATTGACGGCATTAGCATTTGGcaccaaaaataaacaaataacgaGAAGCAAAAGGAATATAGGGGGGTATACTTTCTGGTAATTGTGGTTAGCATTCATGGCTGAATAATAAGCTAGGAGAAGAATGAaaatgaagaaggagaagaagaatggaTTATGAGCCCGTGAATATCGAGTAAGTATGCATTTAAATGATCATATAGTCTACATAATGTTGCATATATAAAGGGAGATTTGTAAAGGACATGACCTTTGAAGAAAGATGCGTAGTTGGGTTTAATGTTGAAGGCTTTTTATTAGGTGAGGTATGTCAAAGAGTACTTTTGGAGTTTTTCTTTAAACAAACGGATGAAGTAAACTCTCGTGTTTTCTCAATTTTATTTGTTGAAAAGATTAGAAACTACTACTATTAGCAAAT
This DNA window, taken from Papaver somniferum cultivar HN1 chromosome 3, ASM357369v1, whole genome shotgun sequence, encodes the following:
- the LOC113356790 gene encoding AT-hook motif nuclear-localized protein 28-like: MKGRDHEITQNPNNMFQKFHHQQQQQHHYQHQQQQLHHQQQQLSSRDQCQTSEEDDCRSNDNNSTINLQEPTKKIKKDNQLLLINNGSGSGSAGGGGDGATIEVVRRPRGRPPGSKNRPKPPVVITQNIPTDECAMRPHVLEIPIGVDIINAITRFSRRHNIGVCVLSGSGSVANVSLHQPSTTPGATVTFHGRFEILSISATFVPPSSSLSAIISGFSISLAGPQGQIFGGSVVGSLVAASTVFVVASSFNNPSFHRLPVEDDDNEQVRNNNNSSVSGGVTTTGGGGGGGVGSEERDSHSTPQPTTTSPQIDHHHQSMYHLPNDVIWAPTPRQQSHHYPLPPY